Below is a window of Janthinobacterium lividum DNA.
AACACGGTCTGGCGCCCGCGCATGGTTTGCAGTTGCAGCAGGGCGTTTGCATGGTTGCCCGGCTTGCCGATCTGCGCGCCGTCCAGGGTGGCGACCTGGTCGGAGCCGATGACGAGGCTGCCAGGGAAGCGGTCGAGCACGGCTTGTGCTTTCGCTTGCGCCAGGCGCAGGGCCGTGGTGCTGGGGCTTTCGCCTGGCAGGGGGCTTTCGTCGAGATCGGGCACGGCCACCTCGAAAGGCAGGCGCAGGCGCTCCAGCAATTCCTTGCGGTAGATCGAACTCGATGCAAGAATCAAGCGCAATGGGGCGGAAGTTGGTATCATTCGGTAATCGATGGTGGCCGGCATGGCGTCGCTAGTCGGTATAAGTATGTGCGTCATGGGAATTCCAGCGGAATTCCGGGGCGCGGGGCCTGTCAATGAGGCTCCAGGCGGCATGACGATGTTGTTGGTGTGTTGATAAATATGCCAATCAGTGCGTCAAAAAAGATGCTTAGCCTTTGACTCGGTGCTAAAAACCCTGTTATTATCGCAGGTTTTCCGGGGAAATTTTCTACCAATGAATGCTTTTGTGATCGACGCCTTTGATTTTTGTCGTATCAGCGGGAGCCGCGAGGGTGTAACTCCTGTCGCTGAAATGACCCGGTTGACCAAGGATTGTGCAGATAGTTCCGGCGAGATCGCCTGGAAGATCGTCGGCGGCACCAGCAAGCTGGGCTACCCACAACTGACCTTGTCGGTCAACGGCACCGTTCAGCTGGTTTGCCAGCGCTGCCTGACTCCGTATGCTTACGCAATTGATTCGACGACCACTCTGATGCTGGGCAAGGATGACGAGCATGCGGACGAGATCGAAGAAATCATCAACGATGAAACGATCGACGTGATCGTCGGCAGCCGCAACATGGATGCCGCGGCCCTGATCGAAGATGAAGCCTTGCTGGCACTGCCGCAGGTACCCAAACACGAGGTCTGCCCCGATACGGCGCAGCTCGATGCTCTCAAGACTGAAAAGAAGTCGCCGTTTGCGGCCCTGAAAGACTTGAAGCCAGAATAAGTAGTGTAAGAAAGGAAGCCTTAAAAAACCGTGGCGAGCGGCCCGATATCGTCTTGAGTAGCGCAAGCGTACGAAGGTACGCTGAGCAACGCCGAGGCGATAGCGGGAAGCGCAGTAGGTTTTTTATGCTTCCTGTAAAGAACGTGTCAAACGCGTGTAGTAATCGAGTATGGCAAGTGTAGTGAAATGTAGTGTAATAAACGATGTCGGTCCGGGCTATTTTCGGGTAGTCTTTGCCGCTGGGATACTCGATTAGCATGTATTTGCCAATCGATTGTGCTAAAATTTTAGAACTTATGTATTAGGAGTCATCATGGCAGTTCAACAGAACAAGAAAACCCCTTCCAAGCGCGGCATGCACCGTTCGCACGACTTCCTGGTCGCGCCGCAATTGAGCGTCGAGCCAGTTACCGGCGAAACACACATGCGTCACCATATCAGCCCTAACGGCTTCTATCGTGGCCGTAAAGTGTTGAAGACCAAAAACGACGAGTAATCGACGTTTTTGTTGGGTAAGATGAAAGCGGTGTTGCGTGGTTATTCGGCGTGGCGCCGCTTCTTCTTTTTTATCGGCTGCAATTCATCTTGCGCACCCGTCATTTTGAATCAAGCTTGCCAGAGCTGTGGTCGCATGTGCCGCCTTGGTATGCTCCAGTCCGATTCACATCTTGCCGCAAGCCCACAGCGGTACTGAATCAAAACAAATGACAATCAAAATTTCTATCGACTGCATGGGCGGAGATCACGGTCCCTCAGTCACTATCCCTGCAGCAATTTCCTTCGTAAGACATGAGCCTGAAGCCGAACTGATCCTTGTTGGATTGGAAGACGTGATCCGTGCCGAACTGAAAAAACATAAAGCCGACACGCATCCGCGCCTGTCGGTATTGCATGCCTCCGAACAAGTTACCATGGACGATCCCCTGGAAGTGGCCCTGCGCCGCAAGAAGGATTCCTCCATGCGCGTGGCCATTGAACAGGTCAAGAGCGGCGTGGCGCAAGCCTCCGTTTCCGCCGGTAATACGGCAGCCCTGATGGCCGTGTCGCGCTATGTATTGAAAACCATGTCCGGCGTCGACCGCCCGGCCATCTGCAGCATCTTGCCGAATCAAAAGAATGGCCCCACCTACATGCTGGACCTGGGCGCCAACGTCGATTGCGAACCGCATCACTTGCACCAGTTCGCCATCATGGGATCCGTGCTTGTTTCCGCCATGGAAGGCATCGAGCGCCCCACGATCGGCTTGCTGAACGTGGGCACGGAAGATATCAAGGGCAATGAAGTGGTGAAACTCACCTCGAAGCTGCTGCAGGCCGACCACGAGCGTGGCGCGCTGAACTTCTACGGCAACGTGGAAGGCAATGATATTTTCAAGGGCACGACCGATATCGTCGTCTGCGACGGTTTTGTCGGCAATGTCACCCTGAAAGCCATCGAAGGCCTGGCGCGCTTCATGAAGGACGTGCTCACTTCCGAATTCAAGCGCAATCCCTTGACCATGCTGGGCGCGCTGATCGCCCGCGGGGCCCTGAAAGCCATCGGCAACCGTTTGAATCCATCGCGTTACAACGGCGCCAGCCTGCTGGGCTTGCGTGGTCTCGTCTTCAAGAGCCATGGCAGCGCCGATGCCTATTCCTTCGAATGGGCCTTGCGCCGCGCCTTTGATGCGGCAAAAAATGACGTGCAAGCACACTTGGCCAGCCTGATCGCCGAGCTGATGCCGCGCACGCCAGTACCGGACGAACCTACATCAACAAGCTCTACCATTTAGTGGACGGGTATTTGCATGACTGTTTTTAGCAAAACTTACAGCAAAATTATCGGTACCGGCAGCTACTTGCCGGAGAAGCGCGTCACCAACCAGGATTTGACCGAACAGCTCGCCGCCAAGGGCATCGAGACCTCGGACGAATGGATAGTCTCGCGCAGCGGCATTTCGGCGCGCCATTACGCGGCGCCGTCGCAAAATTCCTCGGACCTGGGCGTGGAAGCGGCCAAGAAGGCCCTGGAAATGGCTGGCCTGAACGGCAACGATCTGGACCTGATCATCGTCGCCAGCTCGACTCCCGATTTCTTCGGCAGCTTCCCCAGCACCGCCTGTATCGTGCAAAACAAGTTGGGCATCACGAATAACTGCGCCGCCGTCGACGTGCAGGCTGTCTGCAGCGGCTTCGTGTATGCGGTCGCCACGGCTGACAGCTTCATCCAGTCGGGCATGCATAAAAACGTGCTGGTGATCGGTGCCGAAGTGTTTTCGCGCATCCTCAATTTCGACGACCGCGGCACTTGCGTGCTGTTCGGCGACGGCGCCGGCGCCATCGTCATGACGGCCTCCACCGAGCCGGGCATTCTGGCCACCAAGCTGCATGCGGACGGCCGCCACTCGAACATTCTCAGCGTGCCGGGCAGCCTGGCTGGCGGCGCGCTGGAGGGCAGCGCCTTCCTCTACATGGATGGCCCGGCCGTGTTCAAGCTGGCCGTGTCCGTGCTGGAAAAGGTTGCGCACGAAGCCCTGGCGCACGCCAATATGACCTCGGACCAGATCGACTGGCTGATCCCGCACCAGGCGAACATCCGCATCATGAACAGCACGGCTAAGAAG
It encodes the following:
- a CDS encoding DUF177 domain-containing protein, which gives rise to MNAFVIDAFDFCRISGSREGVTPVAEMTRLTKDCADSSGEIAWKIVGGTSKLGYPQLTLSVNGTVQLVCQRCLTPYAYAIDSTTTLMLGKDDEHADEIEEIINDETIDVIVGSRNMDAAALIEDEALLALPQVPKHEVCPDTAQLDALKTEKKSPFAALKDLKPE
- a CDS encoding Maf-like protein; translation: MIPTSAPLRLILASSSIYRKELLERLRLPFEVAVPDLDESPLPGESPSTTALRLAQAKAQAVLDRFPGSLVIGSDQVATLDGAQIGKPGNHANALLQLQTMRGRQTVFHTALCLLDGRQSPAMAQVEDIQTLVTVRNLPDAELDAYLRIEQPYDCAGSAKNEGLGIALLERIATTDPTALTGLPLIALTGMLRKAGVTFFNL
- a CDS encoding beta-ketoacyl-ACP synthase III, producing the protein MTVFSKTYSKIIGTGSYLPEKRVTNQDLTEQLAAKGIETSDEWIVSRSGISARHYAAPSQNSSDLGVEAAKKALEMAGLNGNDLDLIIVASSTPDFFGSFPSTACIVQNKLGITNNCAAVDVQAVCSGFVYAVATADSFIQSGMHKNVLVIGAEVFSRILNFDDRGTCVLFGDGAGAIVMTASTEPGILATKLHADGRHSNILSVPGSLAGGALEGSAFLYMDGPAVFKLAVSVLEKVAHEALAHANMTSDQIDWLIPHQANIRIMNSTAKKLGLPLEKMVVTVDQHGNTSAASIPLALDIAVRDGRVKKGDNVMMEGVGGGFTWGAVLARM
- the rpmF gene encoding 50S ribosomal protein L32, encoding MAVQQNKKTPSKRGMHRSHDFLVAPQLSVEPVTGETHMRHHISPNGFYRGRKVLKTKNDE
- the plsX gene encoding phosphate acyltransferase PlsX, which gives rise to MTIKISIDCMGGDHGPSVTIPAAISFVRHEPEAELILVGLEDVIRAELKKHKADTHPRLSVLHASEQVTMDDPLEVALRRKKDSSMRVAIEQVKSGVAQASVSAGNTAALMAVSRYVLKTMSGVDRPAICSILPNQKNGPTYMLDLGANVDCEPHHLHQFAIMGSVLVSAMEGIERPTIGLLNVGTEDIKGNEVVKLTSKLLQADHERGALNFYGNVEGNDIFKGTTDIVVCDGFVGNVTLKAIEGLARFMKDVLTSEFKRNPLTMLGALIARGALKAIGNRLNPSRYNGASLLGLRGLVFKSHGSADAYSFEWALRRAFDAAKNDVQAHLASLIAELMPRTPVPDEPTSTSSTI